In Mus musculus strain C57BL/6J chromosome 15, GRCm38.p6 C57BL/6J, the genomic stretch TGTAACCCCAACCTGAATTTATAGTCCATGTGTGGGTATGGAAGCTAGTGTGTGCACACGGAAGCCAGAGGTCACCCTGGGGGTCATTTCCCGAGTGTTTTCCATCTTGCTTTTGAGTCTTTTGCTGGTCTGGGCTCACAAGTAGGCTGCACTGGCTGGCCTGTGGGCACAGATCTGCCAGTCTCTGTCTCCTCAGAACTGGCATGAGACATATGTGCTGCGTGCCTAGCTTTGTCATACACAGGTTCTGGgcgcaaactcaggtcctcagcttGCACTGTAAGCACCTTACCAACTTAGCTCTCCGCACAGCCGTGTCATCTTTTTAGTAAAGCAAATTTCACCTTTTCTATTTCTGCAAGTAAATAAACTCAGACCCATGGCTCTCCATCGCAGTTGGCTGTACATACATGTTTACTTGGTAGATTAACAACATGAGGTTAGCAAAATATTCTCCAAACTGTTACTATGCATTGAGTTTCCAAAAATATCTATGTTGCTCTGTGCCAGAATAAGGTCCTGTCTTAGAAAAACTATGGCAGCTGTGTGATGCACGTCTTTAATCAGAGCACTTGGGGGGGCacacctctgtgagttcaagtctaacCTGGTCTCCATAGAGTTGTAGGCTATGTAAAGCAATGtaagtgagaacctgtctcaaggtaaaaaacaaaaacctctcacacacacatcccgATCAAGCTGGCCACAGTGGttcacaccattaatcccagcatttgggagacaaaaGGGCTGTTGTCTGTCAggtaacagcagcaacaaaaatctATGAAATGCTTTGATTTTATAGGTTCTATGAGGTCCTCTCAACATATTGAACTCAATCTCATATTGACCAGTATTATGTACAATATTTGTTACATGTTGAGTTCTAATTACGTTAAGAAATTATATAGTAAGTACGACTTTTATAAATCAAGATGATGCTACTCACACAAATGACAAAAACACATTCCACCAAAGATAATACtgtcataaaatagaaacagaaataaagggCACAATTTTCATTACATATTAGGGCCCAGAAAGTTATGTGTATACTCATAAAGAGTTCCTCTTATCCCAAGAAGTTAGACCTTGACAGCTACTTCTAAAGATGACACCGTAGTAGcccaggagagagggcagagactGTAGTAGCCCAGGATAGAGGATGTTGGTTAAGTACTGCACATAAAAAAAACCTGATACACATACAGCTCAAATCAGAGAGCATAATAATTTAACTTAGACTAAATACCAAAAATCACATCAATAAGTGTAAAACCTAAAAGTCCAGACACGGACTTACTACAGATGAAAGCAAACCCAgtgaattttgttgtttttgtttgttagagACAAAGGATGACTCTGAACTCTAGCtcgtcctgcctccacctccagacgGCTGGGATCATAGATATGGACCACAACTCCCACGTaagcttacatttttttctttttttctttagtgctgggacttgaacacaggGCTGTAGGCATGTTAGGAAAGCGATCCACTCCTGAGCGACacctaagacagggtctcactctagaaTTCAGGCTGACTCTTAATTCTGAGCACCCTCAGTCTCTCAAGgcctggggttataggtgtgtgccacacccCTGCCTGGCTCACTTCTAAGAGTTAAATTCAACACACTATAGCTGCATCAGGAGCAGAAGGCCACATGAAGGAAATCAACAGAATTAAAACTTGGTTTTTGATGATTCAAGAACTATTTTTTGGACGGGATGGGGCTTAGTAGGAAGTTACTACAGGAATTCAAAGTATAATGAAAAGAATTCAAATCCTTCCATACTCATTGAAAATGAGGAAATTACCTGATGGTTGTGGTAGAAATGTCTTTGCCTACTAAGAAGCAGTGCTTGCCCTCCCTGATTTGCTGGGCCCACGTGGGGTGGAGCCAGATTACTTGAGAAAAATGGCCAGCGTAAACTGCAGGCATAATCCAATTTTCGATACTcagttctctgaaaaaaaaacaagaaacaagaaacattaaaatattaatgagtGTTTTTCCGCAAACATTTTAAGACAGTAAGTTTTAAGTGTGGTCCCTTGGGAGGTTCCCGGGACTATTAGGGTAACGCTGTTTCCATGGAAACATGATTTCTGTTTGCTGCATGAGCATTTGTACTGACTGCACACAAGCATCCTGGTGGGTCGGTAGCCTAAGAGCCAGGCCTCGGGAGGTCTTTTAGTAGTCACTGCATGTTTTATAACTAACTATCACTCTTGTCCAAAGGTAGTTTGACTGAAAAATGTTCTCAGTTTTATTAATTCTTGCTCCTaagtagatattttaaaatattatgtgaaGCAAAAAGAGGACCACACCAAAACTGCTATAGACTGTGAAGTACAACAGTTGCTTCAAGAAAAAGCCCCAGCCCCTCTAAAATTAGCACTTGAATCATCAATAACAGAGTTGCGAAATAAGTATCACTTTTTCTTTGAAAGACCAATTAACTGGTTATTTAGACAGCAGAGCGGTGAACTGGTGGATTCTGTATCCTAGTCAAGCTTTAGAAGCTTGTGGAGTTTTGGTGGAGGACATTACTTATCTGAGTTAGTACTGACACTACTATCTTGTTTTCTAATCCCTTCCGTAAGAGCATGAATTTTCATCATAACTTTTTCAATCAAAATGACATAAACAATGgactgaatgaaatggatgagAGTCCAGGTGTCATTTACAAgggcaaaaattaaagaaatcttaaaaaatttaaataatgccACGCAATAGCTTTATAAATGTacttttttaaagtaagaaaactTGTTTATGTAGacataataatttaatattttacaatgaacatttacaaatttcatttttaatttaaggaAAGTAAACACAAACAACACAACTCATTATTTCCAAGGCTTGATTTTTGGAAGTATAAAAGAATGCAGACACTTGAGCACGGTGGCACGTGCATACAGTCCCTGCactgggaggaggagcaggagttcaaggttggcCTTGGCTATAACAGGTTGATCCCCAACaactgggaggtggggtgggggtgggactgtAGCCTGGCGGTGGAATCTGTTTCCCAACAGGGCAGCtttgttgggcctcagtgggagagtgtcttagtcagggtttgtgttCCTCCACAAAATAAAATGGCCAAAAAAAcaagtcggggaggaaagggtttattcagcttacacctccacATTGCTCTTCACCTTCACCAAAGGaagacaggactggaactcacgcaggttcaggaagcagcagctgatgcagaggccatggagggatgttctttactggcttgcttcccctggcttgctcagcctgctctcttatcgaaccaagactaccagtccagagatggcaccacccacaaggggcctttcccccttgatcactaattgagaaaatgccttacagctggatctcatggaggcatttcctcaactgaagctcctttctctgtgataactctagcctgtgtcaagttgacacacaaaacccacCAGTACACTAAGATATTAGTTATCAAGGGTAGGAATGTGTGGGGGTTTGAAAAAGAATGGACCCAAAAACTCACAAGTGGTGGTCACAAGGGAGTGGTCTCTATTAATCCAATCAAGATAATCCTCCACAGGCAAGCCCTGCAACCGACTTCTCAGATAATTCTAGACTCTGCCAAGCATCTTGACAACACTTAACCATAAATAGGCttcaatgtagccctggctctcctcaaactgtaattctcctgcctcagcgttccaagggctgggatcacaggGATCAGCCATCGCACCTGATCCCTATTTGGCTCTTTTAgtgggtagaaaaaaaaatgttctaaataaaaatttaaaaggcaagcaaacaaacaaaaaatgcaaatGTGAGTGTAGCAAAATCTCTTGTTTATCATCTGCTATATGTTGtatttcaaatacataaaatatgactaaaaaaaaagtcacattacCCAAAGAGTGCTTCCTTATCAAACACAGTGTCTGCTGGCATGTTCACAGGGATAAGGAGGTCTGGGTGGGAGTCCAAATGTAAGAAACTTATATT encodes the following:
- the 6030458C11Rik gene encoding UPF0489 protein C5orf22 homolog isoform a (isoform a is encoded by transcript variant 1), yielding MSDTGGDRARLRRYTKLPVWVVEDHQEVLPFIYRAIGSKHLPDSNISFLHLDSHPDLLIPVNMPADTVFDKEALFGELSIENWIMPAVYAGHFSQVIWLHPTWAQQIREGKHCFLVGKDISTTTIR